One Mangifera indica cultivar Alphonso chromosome 4, CATAS_Mindica_2.1, whole genome shotgun sequence genomic region harbors:
- the LOC123214612 gene encoding uncharacterized protein LOC123214612, which translates to MASGSNREEAERWLITAEKVLSARDFHGARTFAIRARESDPGFDAPNDVLAVADTIIAAESVIITVNGNQVHDWYAILQLARFTQSSELIATQFRKLAMLLSPERNRLPFSDLCFKLVTDAWSVLSNPSRKIMYDTELQLSQFGEHPRQTQMPLAPPPPVQPTPGKVPRTNDRDGSYTFIMHDGRSNWYNVTESTRQSGFIQAELTRQPRPVQPAPTRQPRPIQAEPTRQPRPIQAEPTRQPRPIQAEPTRQARPMQAEPTRPSQAESTHHLQSEVVRPSPIESARLTLLEKPARAVQADPVRPTQGEPVRSAQAEPARPTQTEPTRPIQTEPTRPTQTEPTRPDETVSNIPSFWTACPFCYVLHEYAKDYEDCTLRCVNCKRAFHGVPIAPPPVTVNDRYFCCWGFFPIGYSGNWKQKGGNQSTWRPISPMFTCPIPGIGNSNQVKKTYKRAPVIYDEVLISESESDPSEGSDDDWGNPRRKKGKFVRGKGKGNENKKRVGRPPGGAKKGTQNQNQNQTQGQSVVEHVVGMVGTSSGGGARVLRSSGKKQVGNGLDLNVEFSNELDDPVAPRVNHVNGVEDNIDGVGFFEGLDEFFSSLPILNNVVKDDKVKSA; encoded by the coding sequence ATGGCGAGTGGTAGTAACAGAGAAGAAGCTGAGCGCTGGCTTATCACGGCGGAGAAGGTTTTATCGGCGCGTGACTTCCACGGCGCCCGAACTTTCGCGATCCGAGCCAGAGAATCTGACCCGGGGTTCGACGCTCCCAACGATGTTCTTGCTGTGGCCGACACAATCATCGCCGCCGAGTCCGTTATTATCACCGTCAATGGTAACCAGGTCCACGACTGGTACGCGATTCTCCAACTCGCTCGCTTCACTCAGTCCTCGGAACTCATCGCCACCCAGTTCCGTAAACTTGCTATGTTACTCAGTCCCGAGAGGAACAGGCTACCGTTCTCAGATCTTTGCTTCAAGCTCGTGACTGATGCTTGGTCAGTGCTGTCAAACCCCTCTAGAAAGATAATGTATGATACCGAGTTGCAACTGAGTCAATTCGGAGAACACCCTAGACAAACACAAATGCCCCTGGCACCTCCGCCGCCAGTACAACCGACGCCCGGAAAGGTCCCTCGAACTAATGATAGGGACGGAAGTTATACGTTTATAATGCATGATGGAAGGTCTAATTGGTATAATGTAACTGAGTCGACTCGTCAATCTGGATTCATTCAGGCCGAGCTAACTCGTCAACCTCGACCCGTCCAGCCTGCGCCGACTCGTCAACCTCGACCCATACAGGCCGAGCCGACTCGTCAACCTCGACCCATACAGGCCGAGCCGACTCGTCAACCTCGACCCATACAAGCCGAGCCCACTCGTCAAGCTCGACCCATGCAGGCCGAGCCCACTCGTCCGAGTCAAGCAGAGTCCACTCATCATTTACAGTCAGAGGTCGTCCGTCCCAGTCCAATAGAGTCTGCTCGTCTGACTCTTTTAGAGAAGCCAGCTCGTGCAGTTCAAGCAGATCCTGTTCGTCCCACTCAGGGAGAGCCAGTTCGTTCCGCTCAGGCAGAGCCAGCTCGTCCCACTCAAACGGAGCCAACTCGTCCCATTCAAACGGAGCCAACTCGTCCCACTCAAACGGAGCCAACTCGTCCGGATGAGACAGTGTCAAATATACCGAGTTTCTGGACAGCATGTCCATTCTGTTACGTTCTTCACGAGTACGCTAAGGATTACGAAGACTGTACTTTGAGATGCGTGAACTGTAAAAGAGCGTTTCACGGGGTACCGATAGCGCCACCGCCTGTTACGGTAAATGATAGGTATTTCTGTTGTTGGGGTTTCTTTCCAATTGGTTATTCTGGCAACTGGAAACAGAAGGGTGGGAATCAGTCGACTTGGAGACCTATTTCTCCCATGTTCACTTGTCCCATACCGGGGATCGGGAACTCAAACCAAGTAAAAAAGACGTATAAACGAGCTCCAGTGATATATGATGAGGTGTTGATTTCTGAGTCTGAGTCCGACCCTAGTGAGGGGTCTGATGATGATTGGGGAAATCCAAggagaaaaaaagggaaatttgtGAGAgggaaaggaaaaggaaatgaaaacaaaaaaagagtgGGAAGACCACCGGGTGGAGCTAAGAAGGGGACacagaatcaaaatcaaaatcaaactcaaggTCAAAGTGTGGTTGAGCATGTGGTGGGAATGGTTGGGACGTCAAGTGGTGGTGGAGCAAGAGTTCTTAGAAGTAGTGGGAAGAAGCAAGTGGGAAATGGGTTGGATTTGAATGTGGAGTTTAGTAATGAGTTGGATGACCCGGTGGCACCAAGGGTGAATCATGTCAATGGGGTGGAGGATAATATTGATGGTGTTGGGTTTTTTGAGGGGCTTGATGAGTTTTTTAGTAGTTTGCCCATACTAAATAATGTTGTGAAAGATGATAAGGTTAAGTCGGCTTAG